From Mytilus edulis chromosome 9, xbMytEdul2.2, whole genome shotgun sequence, the proteins below share one genomic window:
- the LOC139487473 gene encoding acidic mammalian chitinase-like isoform X6 produces MTRNILVVLLLLLVNDVKSGSYKRVCYFTNWAQYRDGIGKYMASDVDPDLCTHVVYAFAKVTGNSIEPYEWNDINEWAKGQYEMIRDVRIKNPALKILLAIGGWNHGSEPFTKVVANQPNIDAFATNSMTFLRANGFDGLDLDWEYPANRGSPPEDKKRFSQLVKTLRTKYNNEVLTAGRSRLLLTAAVAAGQSTIESAYEINIIAQHLDFINLMAYDLFSDYNTVTQHNSPLYKSMAPNEAFNVDFAIKMWLNGGTPKQKLILGMAFYGRSYRLRNTAETGLNAPTKGQGTAGRYTKENGFLSYYEICSNIRNKSWTEGWLDDQKVPYAYKGDQWVGYDNAKSIEIKAKYVIDNGLGGGMTWALDLDDFHGLCGQGKNPLMMTMKNVFNGAPIPTFGPTNAPGPRQTNAPDKGSISTGLHGDCPYSDGLAAKIILGLLMAISLIINIILVLYILRLKGYEINPLYIIRGDKSSEKKKSDFSSIPPPSVQTVNMHIDDAGFKKDSGPVYFNDRPEPMKFLPSVNHVHGNVSRFDAFNKPPPNTPPPRFPPPHSNPVNNSASSPDVLLQNNTRHISASAGSNDILRQRQSHVTLHENPSLESEDYGFEQRNSNYNNFDAVEPPNYKAVISKSGKLGTSTNV; encoded by the exons ATGACGAGGAACATTTTAGTTGTGTTGCTGTTACTACTTGTAAATGATG TTAAGTCAGGTTCCTATAAAAGAGTGTGTTACTTTACAAACTGGGCCCAATATCGGGACGGAATAGGAAAGTATATGGCTAGTGATGTAGATCCAGATCTCTGTACTCATGTAGTCTATGCCTTCGCTAAAGTCACAGGAAACAGTATCGAACCGTACGAATGGAATGATATCAATGAGTGGG CCAAAGGTCAGTATGAAATGATCCGTGATGTACGGATTAAAAACCCTGCCTTAAAGATATTGTTAGCTATCGGGGGATGGAATCATGGAAGTGAACCTTTCACCAAGGTGGTAGCTAACCAACCAAATATAGATGCATTTGCTACAAACTCAATGACATTCCTCAGGGCTAATGGTTTCGATGGTCTAGATCTTGACTGGGAATATCCTGCCAACAGAGGAAGTCCGCCTGAAGATAAAAAGAGGTTCTCTCAGCTAGTGAAG ACATTACGtacaaaatataacaatgaaGTGTTAACTGCCGGTCGATCACGTCTTCTGTTGACAGCCGCTGTGGCCGCCGGTCAATCCACAATTGAAAGTGcttatgaaataaacataatagcaCA ACATTTAGATTTCATAAATCTCATGGCATACGATCTGTTTAGTGATTATAACACCGTTACACAACATAACAGTCCATTATACAAATCAATGGCTCCTAACGAAGCCTTTAATGTT gacttTGCAATAAAAATGTGGTTGAATGGAGGTACACCTAAACAAAAACTGATACTGGGTATGGCATTTTATGGAAGATCTTATAGGTTACGTAACACAGCAGAGACAGGACTGAATGCTCCCACCAAGGGACAGGGTACAGCAGGAAGATACACAAAAGAAAATGGATTCTTATCATATTACGAG ATTTGTTCTAATATAAGAAATAAGAGCTGGACAGAAGGGTGGTTGGACGATCAAAAAGTCCCATATGCCTACAAAGGTGACCAATGGGTTGGCTACGACAATGCTAAAAGTATTGAGATTAAG GCAAAATACGTTATAGACAATGGGTTAGGCGGTGGTATGACATGGGCATTAGATCTTGACGATTTCCATGGACTATGTGGGCAAGGCAAAAACCCTTTAATGATGACTATGAAGAATGTTTTTAATGGCGCTCCTATTCCAACGTTTGGACCAACGAATGCTCCAGGACCTAGACAAACGAATGCCCCAGACAAAGGATCGATTTCTACAG GGTTACATGGTGATTGTCCATATAGTGACGGATTGGCAGCGAAAATTATACTGGGACTTCTAATGGCCATATCTTTAATAATCAATATAATTTTAGTGTTATATATTCTTAGACTCAAAGGTTATGAAATAAACCCATTGTATATAATACGCGGTGATAAATCATCAGAAAAGAAGAAATCAGATTTTTCTAGCATTCCACCACCAAGTGTTCAAACAGTTAATATGCATATAGACGATGCGGGATTTAAAAAAGATTCTGGACCAGTTTATTTTAACGATCGGCCCGAGCCAATGAAATTTCTTCCAAGTGTTAACCATGTGCATGGCAACGTCAGTCGTTTCGATGCTTTTAACAAACCACCGCCAAATACACCACCACCTAGATTTCCACCTCCTCATTCGAATCCGGTGAATAATAGTGCTTCATCACCTGACGTTCTTCTACAAAATAACACAAGACACATCAGTGCTAGTGCTGGATCAAATGACATCCTTAGACAAAGACAGTCACATGTTACTTTACATGAAAACCCTTCATTAGAAAGTGAAGATTACGGCTTTGAACAAAGGAATAGTAACTACAATAACTTCGATGCAGTTGAACCGCCGAATTATAAGGCAGTCATATCTAAGTCTGGAAAACTAGGTACCTCAACCAATGTATAA
- the LOC139487473 gene encoding acidic mammalian chitinase-like isoform X7, protein MVVLEVFKQSFLPSKDVFVINHCCVTNLPAKKSSNDKMTRNILVVLLLLLVNDVKSGSYKRVCYFTNWAQYRDGIGKYMASDVDPDLCTHVVYAFAKVTGNSIEPYEWNDINEWAKGQYEMIRDVRIKNPALKILLAIGGWNHGSEPFTKVVANQPNIDAFATNSMTFLRANGFDGLDLDWEYPANRGSPPEDKKRFSQLVKTLRTKYNNEVLTAGRSRLLLTAAVAAGQSTIESAYEINIIAQHLDFINLMAYDLFSDYNTVTQHNSPLYKSMAPNEAFNVDFAIKMWLNGGTPKQKLILGMAFYGRSYRLRNTAETGLNAPTKGQGTAGRYTKENGFLSYYEICSNIRNKSWTEGWLDDQKVPYAYKGDQWVGYDNAKSIEIKAKYVIDNGLGGGMTWALDLDDFHGLCGQGKNPLMMTMKNVFNGAPIPTFGPTNAPGPRQTNAPDKGSISTGTSRLTSNNNNAPIRGNQAILTDSTTPRSGVNGPVVSEISSKWVTW, encoded by the exons ATGGTAGTTTTGGAGGTTTTCAAACAAAGTTTTTTACCTTCTAAGGATGTGTTTGTAATTAATCACTGTTGCGTGACAAACCTTCCTGCAAAGAAATCATCTAATGATAAG ATGACGAGGAACATTTTAGTTGTGTTGCTGTTACTACTTGTAAATGATG TTAAGTCAGGTTCCTATAAAAGAGTGTGTTACTTTACAAACTGGGCCCAATATCGGGACGGAATAGGAAAGTATATGGCTAGTGATGTAGATCCAGATCTCTGTACTCATGTAGTCTATGCCTTCGCTAAAGTCACAGGAAACAGTATCGAACCGTACGAATGGAATGATATCAATGAGTGGG CCAAAGGTCAGTATGAAATGATCCGTGATGTACGGATTAAAAACCCTGCCTTAAAGATATTGTTAGCTATCGGGGGATGGAATCATGGAAGTGAACCTTTCACCAAGGTGGTAGCTAACCAACCAAATATAGATGCATTTGCTACAAACTCAATGACATTCCTCAGGGCTAATGGTTTCGATGGTCTAGATCTTGACTGGGAATATCCTGCCAACAGAGGAAGTCCGCCTGAAGATAAAAAGAGGTTCTCTCAGCTAGTGAAG ACATTACGtacaaaatataacaatgaaGTGTTAACTGCCGGTCGATCACGTCTTCTGTTGACAGCCGCTGTGGCCGCCGGTCAATCCACAATTGAAAGTGcttatgaaataaacataatagcaCA ACATTTAGATTTCATAAATCTCATGGCATACGATCTGTTTAGTGATTATAACACCGTTACACAACATAACAGTCCATTATACAAATCAATGGCTCCTAACGAAGCCTTTAATGTT gacttTGCAATAAAAATGTGGTTGAATGGAGGTACACCTAAACAAAAACTGATACTGGGTATGGCATTTTATGGAAGATCTTATAGGTTACGTAACACAGCAGAGACAGGACTGAATGCTCCCACCAAGGGACAGGGTACAGCAGGAAGATACACAAAAGAAAATGGATTCTTATCATATTACGAG ATTTGTTCTAATATAAGAAATAAGAGCTGGACAGAAGGGTGGTTGGACGATCAAAAAGTCCCATATGCCTACAAAGGTGACCAATGGGTTGGCTACGACAATGCTAAAAGTATTGAGATTAAG GCAAAATACGTTATAGACAATGGGTTAGGCGGTGGTATGACATGGGCATTAGATCTTGACGATTTCCATGGACTATGTGGGCAAGGCAAAAACCCTTTAATGATGACTATGAAGAATGTTTTTAATGGCGCTCCTATTCCAACGTTTGGACCAACGAATGCTCCAGGACCTAGACAAACGAATGCCCCAGACAAAGGATCGATTTCTACAGGTACCTCTCGTTTAACTTCTAACAATAATAATGCTCCAATCAGAGGGAACCAGGCTATATTGACCGATTCTACAACACCAAGATCTGGAGTTAACGGCCCTGTTGTGTCag AAATTAGCAGCAAGTG GGTTACATGGTGA
- the LOC139487473 gene encoding acidic mammalian chitinase-like isoform X1 gives MVVLEVFKQSFLPSKDVFVINHCCVTNLPAKKSSNDKMTRNILVVLLLLLVNDVKSGSYKRVCYFTNWAQYRDGIGKYMASDVDPDLCTHVVYAFAKVTGNSIEPYEWNDINEWAKGQYEMIRDVRIKNPALKILLAIGGWNHGSEPFTKVVANQPNIDAFATNSMTFLRANGFDGLDLDWEYPANRGSPPEDKKRFSQLVKTLRTKYNNEVLTAGRSRLLLTAAVAAGQSTIESAYEINIIAQHLDFINLMAYDLFSDYNTVTQHNSPLYKSMAPNEAFNVDFAIKMWLNGGTPKQKLILGMAFYGRSYRLRNTAETGLNAPTKGQGTAGRYTKENGFLSYYEICSNIRNKSWTEGWLDDQKVPYAYKGDQWVGYDNAKSIEIKAKYVIDNGLGGGMTWALDLDDFHGLCGQGKNPLMMTMKNVFNGAPIPTFGPTNAPGPRQTNAPDKGSISTGTSRLTSNNNNAPIRGNQAILTDSTTPRSGVNGPVVSGLHGDCPYSDGLAAKIILGLLMAISLIINIILVLYILRLKGYEINPLYIIRGDKSSEKKKSDFSSIPPPSVQTVNMHIDDAGFKKDSGPVYFNDRPEPMKFLPSVNHVHGNVSRFDAFNKPPPNTPPPRFPPPHSNPVNNSASSPDVLLQNNTRHISASAGSNDILRQRQSHVTLHENPSLESEDYGFEQRNSNYNNFDAVEPPNYKAVISKSGKLGTSTNV, from the exons ATGGTAGTTTTGGAGGTTTTCAAACAAAGTTTTTTACCTTCTAAGGATGTGTTTGTAATTAATCACTGTTGCGTGACAAACCTTCCTGCAAAGAAATCATCTAATGATAAG ATGACGAGGAACATTTTAGTTGTGTTGCTGTTACTACTTGTAAATGATG TTAAGTCAGGTTCCTATAAAAGAGTGTGTTACTTTACAAACTGGGCCCAATATCGGGACGGAATAGGAAAGTATATGGCTAGTGATGTAGATCCAGATCTCTGTACTCATGTAGTCTATGCCTTCGCTAAAGTCACAGGAAACAGTATCGAACCGTACGAATGGAATGATATCAATGAGTGGG CCAAAGGTCAGTATGAAATGATCCGTGATGTACGGATTAAAAACCCTGCCTTAAAGATATTGTTAGCTATCGGGGGATGGAATCATGGAAGTGAACCTTTCACCAAGGTGGTAGCTAACCAACCAAATATAGATGCATTTGCTACAAACTCAATGACATTCCTCAGGGCTAATGGTTTCGATGGTCTAGATCTTGACTGGGAATATCCTGCCAACAGAGGAAGTCCGCCTGAAGATAAAAAGAGGTTCTCTCAGCTAGTGAAG ACATTACGtacaaaatataacaatgaaGTGTTAACTGCCGGTCGATCACGTCTTCTGTTGACAGCCGCTGTGGCCGCCGGTCAATCCACAATTGAAAGTGcttatgaaataaacataatagcaCA ACATTTAGATTTCATAAATCTCATGGCATACGATCTGTTTAGTGATTATAACACCGTTACACAACATAACAGTCCATTATACAAATCAATGGCTCCTAACGAAGCCTTTAATGTT gacttTGCAATAAAAATGTGGTTGAATGGAGGTACACCTAAACAAAAACTGATACTGGGTATGGCATTTTATGGAAGATCTTATAGGTTACGTAACACAGCAGAGACAGGACTGAATGCTCCCACCAAGGGACAGGGTACAGCAGGAAGATACACAAAAGAAAATGGATTCTTATCATATTACGAG ATTTGTTCTAATATAAGAAATAAGAGCTGGACAGAAGGGTGGTTGGACGATCAAAAAGTCCCATATGCCTACAAAGGTGACCAATGGGTTGGCTACGACAATGCTAAAAGTATTGAGATTAAG GCAAAATACGTTATAGACAATGGGTTAGGCGGTGGTATGACATGGGCATTAGATCTTGACGATTTCCATGGACTATGTGGGCAAGGCAAAAACCCTTTAATGATGACTATGAAGAATGTTTTTAATGGCGCTCCTATTCCAACGTTTGGACCAACGAATGCTCCAGGACCTAGACAAACGAATGCCCCAGACAAAGGATCGATTTCTACAGGTACCTCTCGTTTAACTTCTAACAATAATAATGCTCCAATCAGAGGGAACCAGGCTATATTGACCGATTCTACAACACCAAGATCTGGAGTTAACGGCCCTGTTGTGTCag GGTTACATGGTGATTGTCCATATAGTGACGGATTGGCAGCGAAAATTATACTGGGACTTCTAATGGCCATATCTTTAATAATCAATATAATTTTAGTGTTATATATTCTTAGACTCAAAGGTTATGAAATAAACCCATTGTATATAATACGCGGTGATAAATCATCAGAAAAGAAGAAATCAGATTTTTCTAGCATTCCACCACCAAGTGTTCAAACAGTTAATATGCATATAGACGATGCGGGATTTAAAAAAGATTCTGGACCAGTTTATTTTAACGATCGGCCCGAGCCAATGAAATTTCTTCCAAGTGTTAACCATGTGCATGGCAACGTCAGTCGTTTCGATGCTTTTAACAAACCACCGCCAAATACACCACCACCTAGATTTCCACCTCCTCATTCGAATCCGGTGAATAATAGTGCTTCATCACCTGACGTTCTTCTACAAAATAACACAAGACACATCAGTGCTAGTGCTGGATCAAATGACATCCTTAGACAAAGACAGTCACATGTTACTTTACATGAAAACCCTTCATTAGAAAGTGAAGATTACGGCTTTGAACAAAGGAATAGTAACTACAATAACTTCGATGCAGTTGAACCGCCGAATTATAAGGCAGTCATATCTAAGTCTGGAAAACTAGGTACCTCAACCAATGTATAA
- the LOC139487473 gene encoding acidic mammalian chitinase-like isoform X8 codes for MVVLEVFKQSFLPSKDVFVINHCCVTNLPAKKSSNDKMTRNILVVLLLLLVNDVKSGSYKRVCYFTNWAQYRDGIGKYMASDVDPDLCTHVVYAFAKVTGNSIEPYEWNDINEWAKGQYEMIRDVRIKNPALKILLAIGGWNHGSEPFTKVVANQPNIDAFATNSMTFLRANGFDGLDLDWEYPANRGSPPEDKKRFSQLVKTLRTKYNNEVLTAGRSRLLLTAAVAAGQSTIESAYEINIIAQHLDFINLMAYDLFSDYNTVTQHNSPLYKSMAPNEAFNVDFAIKMWLNGGTPKQKLILGMAFYGRSYRLRNTAETGLNAPTKGQGTAGRYTKENGFLSYYEICSNIRNKSWTEGWLDDQKVPYAYKGDQWVGYDNAKSIEIKAKYVIDNGLGGGMTWALDLDDFHGLCGQGKNPLMMTMKNVFNGAPIPTFGPTNAPGPRQTNAPDKGSISTEISSKWVTW; via the exons ATGGTAGTTTTGGAGGTTTTCAAACAAAGTTTTTTACCTTCTAAGGATGTGTTTGTAATTAATCACTGTTGCGTGACAAACCTTCCTGCAAAGAAATCATCTAATGATAAG ATGACGAGGAACATTTTAGTTGTGTTGCTGTTACTACTTGTAAATGATG TTAAGTCAGGTTCCTATAAAAGAGTGTGTTACTTTACAAACTGGGCCCAATATCGGGACGGAATAGGAAAGTATATGGCTAGTGATGTAGATCCAGATCTCTGTACTCATGTAGTCTATGCCTTCGCTAAAGTCACAGGAAACAGTATCGAACCGTACGAATGGAATGATATCAATGAGTGGG CCAAAGGTCAGTATGAAATGATCCGTGATGTACGGATTAAAAACCCTGCCTTAAAGATATTGTTAGCTATCGGGGGATGGAATCATGGAAGTGAACCTTTCACCAAGGTGGTAGCTAACCAACCAAATATAGATGCATTTGCTACAAACTCAATGACATTCCTCAGGGCTAATGGTTTCGATGGTCTAGATCTTGACTGGGAATATCCTGCCAACAGAGGAAGTCCGCCTGAAGATAAAAAGAGGTTCTCTCAGCTAGTGAAG ACATTACGtacaaaatataacaatgaaGTGTTAACTGCCGGTCGATCACGTCTTCTGTTGACAGCCGCTGTGGCCGCCGGTCAATCCACAATTGAAAGTGcttatgaaataaacataatagcaCA ACATTTAGATTTCATAAATCTCATGGCATACGATCTGTTTAGTGATTATAACACCGTTACACAACATAACAGTCCATTATACAAATCAATGGCTCCTAACGAAGCCTTTAATGTT gacttTGCAATAAAAATGTGGTTGAATGGAGGTACACCTAAACAAAAACTGATACTGGGTATGGCATTTTATGGAAGATCTTATAGGTTACGTAACACAGCAGAGACAGGACTGAATGCTCCCACCAAGGGACAGGGTACAGCAGGAAGATACACAAAAGAAAATGGATTCTTATCATATTACGAG ATTTGTTCTAATATAAGAAATAAGAGCTGGACAGAAGGGTGGTTGGACGATCAAAAAGTCCCATATGCCTACAAAGGTGACCAATGGGTTGGCTACGACAATGCTAAAAGTATTGAGATTAAG GCAAAATACGTTATAGACAATGGGTTAGGCGGTGGTATGACATGGGCATTAGATCTTGACGATTTCCATGGACTATGTGGGCAAGGCAAAAACCCTTTAATGATGACTATGAAGAATGTTTTTAATGGCGCTCCTATTCCAACGTTTGGACCAACGAATGCTCCAGGACCTAGACAAACGAATGCCCCAGACAAAGGATCGATTTCTACAG AAATTAGCAGCAAGTG GGTTACATGGTGA
- the LOC139487473 gene encoding acidic mammalian chitinase-like isoform X4 — protein MVVLEVFKQSFLPSKDVFVINHCCVTNLPAKKSSNDKMTRNILVVLLLLLVNDVKSGSYKRVCYFTNWAQYRDGIGKYMASDVDPDLCTHVVYAFAKVTGNSIEPYEWNDINEWAKGQYEMIRDVRIKNPALKILLAIGGWNHGSEPFTKVVANQPNIDAFATNSMTFLRANGFDGLDLDWEYPANRGSPPEDKKRFSQLVKTLRTKYNNEVLTAGRSRLLLTAAVAAGQSTIESAYEINIIAQHLDFINLMAYDLFSDYNTVTQHNSPLYKSMAPNEAFNVDFAIKMWLNGGTPKQKLILGMAFYGRSYRLRNTAETGLNAPTKGQGTAGRYTKENGFLSYYEICSNIRNKSWTEGWLDDQKVPYAYKGDQWVGYDNAKSIEIKAKYVIDNGLGGGMTWALDLDDFHGLCGQGKNPLMMTMKNVFNGAPIPTFGPTNAPGPRQTNAPDKGSISTGLHGDCPYSDGLAAKIILGLLMAISLIINIILVLYILRLKGYEINPLYIIRGDKSSEKKKSDFSSIPPPSVQTVNMHIDDAGFKKDSGPVYFNDRPEPMKFLPSVNHVHGNVSRFDAFNKPPPNTPPPRFPPPHSNPVNNSASSPDVLLQNNTRHISASAGSNDILRQRQSHVTLHENPSLESEDYGFEQRNSNYNNFDAVEPPNYKAVISKSGKLGTSTNV, from the exons ATGGTAGTTTTGGAGGTTTTCAAACAAAGTTTTTTACCTTCTAAGGATGTGTTTGTAATTAATCACTGTTGCGTGACAAACCTTCCTGCAAAGAAATCATCTAATGATAAG ATGACGAGGAACATTTTAGTTGTGTTGCTGTTACTACTTGTAAATGATG TTAAGTCAGGTTCCTATAAAAGAGTGTGTTACTTTACAAACTGGGCCCAATATCGGGACGGAATAGGAAAGTATATGGCTAGTGATGTAGATCCAGATCTCTGTACTCATGTAGTCTATGCCTTCGCTAAAGTCACAGGAAACAGTATCGAACCGTACGAATGGAATGATATCAATGAGTGGG CCAAAGGTCAGTATGAAATGATCCGTGATGTACGGATTAAAAACCCTGCCTTAAAGATATTGTTAGCTATCGGGGGATGGAATCATGGAAGTGAACCTTTCACCAAGGTGGTAGCTAACCAACCAAATATAGATGCATTTGCTACAAACTCAATGACATTCCTCAGGGCTAATGGTTTCGATGGTCTAGATCTTGACTGGGAATATCCTGCCAACAGAGGAAGTCCGCCTGAAGATAAAAAGAGGTTCTCTCAGCTAGTGAAG ACATTACGtacaaaatataacaatgaaGTGTTAACTGCCGGTCGATCACGTCTTCTGTTGACAGCCGCTGTGGCCGCCGGTCAATCCACAATTGAAAGTGcttatgaaataaacataatagcaCA ACATTTAGATTTCATAAATCTCATGGCATACGATCTGTTTAGTGATTATAACACCGTTACACAACATAACAGTCCATTATACAAATCAATGGCTCCTAACGAAGCCTTTAATGTT gacttTGCAATAAAAATGTGGTTGAATGGAGGTACACCTAAACAAAAACTGATACTGGGTATGGCATTTTATGGAAGATCTTATAGGTTACGTAACACAGCAGAGACAGGACTGAATGCTCCCACCAAGGGACAGGGTACAGCAGGAAGATACACAAAAGAAAATGGATTCTTATCATATTACGAG ATTTGTTCTAATATAAGAAATAAGAGCTGGACAGAAGGGTGGTTGGACGATCAAAAAGTCCCATATGCCTACAAAGGTGACCAATGGGTTGGCTACGACAATGCTAAAAGTATTGAGATTAAG GCAAAATACGTTATAGACAATGGGTTAGGCGGTGGTATGACATGGGCATTAGATCTTGACGATTTCCATGGACTATGTGGGCAAGGCAAAAACCCTTTAATGATGACTATGAAGAATGTTTTTAATGGCGCTCCTATTCCAACGTTTGGACCAACGAATGCTCCAGGACCTAGACAAACGAATGCCCCAGACAAAGGATCGATTTCTACAG GGTTACATGGTGATTGTCCATATAGTGACGGATTGGCAGCGAAAATTATACTGGGACTTCTAATGGCCATATCTTTAATAATCAATATAATTTTAGTGTTATATATTCTTAGACTCAAAGGTTATGAAATAAACCCATTGTATATAATACGCGGTGATAAATCATCAGAAAAGAAGAAATCAGATTTTTCTAGCATTCCACCACCAAGTGTTCAAACAGTTAATATGCATATAGACGATGCGGGATTTAAAAAAGATTCTGGACCAGTTTATTTTAACGATCGGCCCGAGCCAATGAAATTTCTTCCAAGTGTTAACCATGTGCATGGCAACGTCAGTCGTTTCGATGCTTTTAACAAACCACCGCCAAATACACCACCACCTAGATTTCCACCTCCTCATTCGAATCCGGTGAATAATAGTGCTTCATCACCTGACGTTCTTCTACAAAATAACACAAGACACATCAGTGCTAGTGCTGGATCAAATGACATCCTTAGACAAAGACAGTCACATGTTACTTTACATGAAAACCCTTCATTAGAAAGTGAAGATTACGGCTTTGAACAAAGGAATAGTAACTACAATAACTTCGATGCAGTTGAACCGCCGAATTATAAGGCAGTCATATCTAAGTCTGGAAAACTAGGTACCTCAACCAATGTATAA